The proteins below come from a single Cottoperca gobio chromosome 11, fCotGob3.1, whole genome shotgun sequence genomic window:
- the LOC115015830 gene encoding cyclic AMP-responsive element-binding protein 5-like isoform X3: protein MATMRSRRLVYDMNDKQDRPYMCGAPGCSQTIMTWLVSYKRRQLILLNISSHVSCHAAARISSYLSHSVGVMQRFQLEEHLVIHRRKHEMSLKFSSIKADTAFTDQTPTPTRFLQNCEEVGLFKEIEEEFLQAQEEEKSKQTLSHNGPSCMNQQQLKSQLQQQHPHPQPPLHHPQTHPLQHPQSHGPMMGASCSLAAQQALSSPQSGSVITQASSTLTHSGPVPGSLSSLLHIRNRHRQPLPASLPGTLPDPAMQGASAQHMPRSKQSLGHHFQQHHPALVTINNPVTSMGHMMEMMSQRHQAPPLQHHHHPHHPQLPAPPLTFQQQCHDPPPQHLGSPHSHHAQAHQAPPPHLHQGSPPAQPLSAPQLSPVAQQMLPSHSSHSQHAGSSSCSSSGGGGGGGGSNRRRRSAEQDPDERRQKFLERNRAAATRCRQKRKVWVSSLEKKAEELTHTNLQLQNEVTSLRSEVGQLKQILLTHKDCPVTARQRETQGYPTAGVSPGGSATPVGPGSHPQAVQHDSISTSSTAGGDTGHDPKPGR, encoded by the exons gCTTGTGTATGACATGAATGACAAACAGGACAGGCCTTATATGTGCGGCGCCCCGGGCTGCTCTCAG ACCATTATGACTTGGTTAGTCAGCTACAAGAGGCGTCAGCTGATTCTCCTGAACATCTCATCCCATGTGTCATGTCATGCAGCTGCACGCATCTCTTCATATCTTTCTCACTCTGTCGGTGTGATGCAGCGCTTCCAGCTAGAAGAGCACCTGGTCATCCACAGACGCAAGCATGAGATGTCCCTCAAGTTCTCCTCCATCAAGGCGGACACGGCTTTTACAG ACCAGACTCCGACACCAACACGATTTTTGCAGAACTGTGAAGAAGTTGGTCTGTTCAAGGAGATAGAGGAAGAGTTTCTTCaagcacaagaagaagaaaagagcaaacag ACGCTTTCTCACAATGGGCCGTCCTGTATGAACCAGCAGCAGCTCAAATCCCAGCTTCAGCAACAGCACCCACATCCCCAGCCACCGCTGCACCATCCCCAGACCCACCCCCTGCAGCACCCTCAGTCCCATGGCCCCATGATGGGCGCCAGCTGCAGCCTGGCTGCCCAGCAAGCGCTGTCCTCCCCGCAGTCCGGATCCGTCATCACCCAGGCTTCTTCCACCCTCACACACTCAGG GCCGGTTCCCGGGTCgctgtcctccctcctccacatACGGAACAGACACAGACAACCGCTGCCAGCCTCCTTACCTGGCACGCTTCCAGACCCCGCCATGCAAGGGGCATCTGCTCAGCACATGCCC AGATCCAAACAATCGCTGGGCCATCATTTCCAACAGCACCACCCAGCATTGGTCACCATCAACAACCCTGTGACATccatgggtcacatgatggagATGATGTCACAGCGTCATCAGGCTCCTCCACTACAGCACcaccatcatcctcatcatccgcAGCTTCCAGCTCCGCCCCTCACCTTCCAACAGCAATGCCACGATCCGCCTCCGCAGCACCTGGGAAGCCCCCACAGCCACCACGCTCAGGCTCACCAAGCCCCGCCTCCCCATCTGCACCAGGGTTCGCCTCCTGCACAACCCCTATCTGCTCCACAG TTATCACCAGTTGCACAGCAGATGCTGCCCTCCCATTCATCCCACTCCCAGCATGCAGGTAGTAGtagctgcagcagcagtggaggaggaggaggaggaggaggcagcaaCCGCCGCAGGAGGTCGGCAGAGCAGGACCCTGACGAGCGCAGGCAGAAGTTTCTGGAGCGTAACCGGGCTGCAGCCACCCGGTGCCGACAGAAGAGGAAAGTGTGGGTGTCGTCGCTGGAGAAGAAAGCTGAAGAGTTGACGCATACAAACCTGCAGCTACAG aacGAGGTGACGTCATTACGGTCGGAGGTGGGTCAACTAAAGCAGATTCTGCTCACCCACAAGGACTGTCCTGTCACCGCccggcagagagagacacaggggtACCCCA
- the LOC115015830 gene encoding cyclic AMP-responsive element-binding protein 5-like isoform X5, giving the protein MNDKQDRPYMCGAPGCSQRFQLEEHLVIHRRKHEMSLKFSSIKADTAFTDQTPTPTRFLQNCEEVGLFKEIEEEFLQAQEEEKSKQTLSHNGPSCMNQQQLKSQLQQQHPHPQPPLHHPQTHPLQHPQSHGPMMGASCSLAAQQALSSPQSGSVITQASSTLTHSGPVPGSLSSLLHIRNRHRQPLPASLPGTLPDPAMQGASAQHMPIEKQMSCVMGIPGPVHNHACCSPQRSKQSLGHHFQQHHPALVTINNPVTSMGHMMEMMSQRHQAPPLQHHHHPHHPQLPAPPLTFQQQCHDPPPQHLGSPHSHHAQAHQAPPPHLHQGSPPAQPLSAPQLSPVAQQMLPSHSSHSQHAGSSSCSSSGGGGGGGGSNRRRRSAEQDPDERRQKFLERNRAAATRCRQKRKVWVSSLEKKAEELTHTNLQLQNEVTSLRSEVGQLKQILLTHKDCPVTARQRETQGYPTAGVSPGGSATPVGPGSHPQAVQHDSISTSSTAGGDTGHDPKPGR; this is encoded by the exons ATGAATGACAAACAGGACAGGCCTTATATGTGCGGCGCCCCGGGCTGCTCTCAG CGCTTCCAGCTAGAAGAGCACCTGGTCATCCACAGACGCAAGCATGAGATGTCCCTCAAGTTCTCCTCCATCAAGGCGGACACGGCTTTTACAG ACCAGACTCCGACACCAACACGATTTTTGCAGAACTGTGAAGAAGTTGGTCTGTTCAAGGAGATAGAGGAAGAGTTTCTTCaagcacaagaagaagaaaagagcaaacag ACGCTTTCTCACAATGGGCCGTCCTGTATGAACCAGCAGCAGCTCAAATCCCAGCTTCAGCAACAGCACCCACATCCCCAGCCACCGCTGCACCATCCCCAGACCCACCCCCTGCAGCACCCTCAGTCCCATGGCCCCATGATGGGCGCCAGCTGCAGCCTGGCTGCCCAGCAAGCGCTGTCCTCCCCGCAGTCCGGATCCGTCATCACCCAGGCTTCTTCCACCCTCACACACTCAGG GCCGGTTCCCGGGTCgctgtcctccctcctccacatACGGAACAGACACAGACAACCGCTGCCAGCCTCCTTACCTGGCACGCTTCCAGACCCCGCCATGCAAGGGGCATCTGCTCAGCACATGCCC ATAGAGAAGCAAATGTCGTGTGTAATGGGTATACCAGGTCCCGTACACAACCACGCCTGCTGCTCGCCTCAG AGATCCAAACAATCGCTGGGCCATCATTTCCAACAGCACCACCCAGCATTGGTCACCATCAACAACCCTGTGACATccatgggtcacatgatggagATGATGTCACAGCGTCATCAGGCTCCTCCACTACAGCACcaccatcatcctcatcatccgcAGCTTCCAGCTCCGCCCCTCACCTTCCAACAGCAATGCCACGATCCGCCTCCGCAGCACCTGGGAAGCCCCCACAGCCACCACGCTCAGGCTCACCAAGCCCCGCCTCCCCATCTGCACCAGGGTTCGCCTCCTGCACAACCCCTATCTGCTCCACAG TTATCACCAGTTGCACAGCAGATGCTGCCCTCCCATTCATCCCACTCCCAGCATGCAGGTAGTAGtagctgcagcagcagtggaggaggaggaggaggaggaggcagcaaCCGCCGCAGGAGGTCGGCAGAGCAGGACCCTGACGAGCGCAGGCAGAAGTTTCTGGAGCGTAACCGGGCTGCAGCCACCCGGTGCCGACAGAAGAGGAAAGTGTGGGTGTCGTCGCTGGAGAAGAAAGCTGAAGAGTTGACGCATACAAACCTGCAGCTACAG aacGAGGTGACGTCATTACGGTCGGAGGTGGGTCAACTAAAGCAGATTCTGCTCACCCACAAGGACTGTCCTGTCACCGCccggcagagagagacacaggggtACCCCA
- the LOC115015830 gene encoding cyclic AMP-responsive element-binding protein 5-like isoform X2 — MNDKQDRPYMCGAPGCSQTIMTWLVSYKRRQLILLNISSHVSCHAAARISSYLSHSVGVMQRFQLEEHLVIHRRKHEMSLKFSSIKADTAFTDQTPTPTRFLQNCEEVGLFKEIEEEFLQAQEEEKSKQTLSHNGPSCMNQQQLKSQLQQQHPHPQPPLHHPQTHPLQHPQSHGPMMGASCSLAAQQALSSPQSGSVITQASSTLTHSGPVPGSLSSLLHIRNRHRQPLPASLPGTLPDPAMQGASAQHMPIEKQMSCVMGIPGPVHNHACCSPQRSKQSLGHHFQQHHPALVTINNPVTSMGHMMEMMSQRHQAPPLQHHHHPHHPQLPAPPLTFQQQCHDPPPQHLGSPHSHHAQAHQAPPPHLHQGSPPAQPLSAPQLSPVAQQMLPSHSSHSQHAGSSSCSSSGGGGGGGGSNRRRRSAEQDPDERRQKFLERNRAAATRCRQKRKVWVSSLEKKAEELTHTNLQLQNEVTSLRSEVGQLKQILLTHKDCPVTARQRETQGYPTAGVSPGGSATPVGPGSHPQAVQHDSISTSSTAGGDTGHDPKPGR, encoded by the exons ATGAATGACAAACAGGACAGGCCTTATATGTGCGGCGCCCCGGGCTGCTCTCAG ACCATTATGACTTGGTTAGTCAGCTACAAGAGGCGTCAGCTGATTCTCCTGAACATCTCATCCCATGTGTCATGTCATGCAGCTGCACGCATCTCTTCATATCTTTCTCACTCTGTCGGTGTGATGCAGCGCTTCCAGCTAGAAGAGCACCTGGTCATCCACAGACGCAAGCATGAGATGTCCCTCAAGTTCTCCTCCATCAAGGCGGACACGGCTTTTACAG ACCAGACTCCGACACCAACACGATTTTTGCAGAACTGTGAAGAAGTTGGTCTGTTCAAGGAGATAGAGGAAGAGTTTCTTCaagcacaagaagaagaaaagagcaaacag ACGCTTTCTCACAATGGGCCGTCCTGTATGAACCAGCAGCAGCTCAAATCCCAGCTTCAGCAACAGCACCCACATCCCCAGCCACCGCTGCACCATCCCCAGACCCACCCCCTGCAGCACCCTCAGTCCCATGGCCCCATGATGGGCGCCAGCTGCAGCCTGGCTGCCCAGCAAGCGCTGTCCTCCCCGCAGTCCGGATCCGTCATCACCCAGGCTTCTTCCACCCTCACACACTCAGG GCCGGTTCCCGGGTCgctgtcctccctcctccacatACGGAACAGACACAGACAACCGCTGCCAGCCTCCTTACCTGGCACGCTTCCAGACCCCGCCATGCAAGGGGCATCTGCTCAGCACATGCCC ATAGAGAAGCAAATGTCGTGTGTAATGGGTATACCAGGTCCCGTACACAACCACGCCTGCTGCTCGCCTCAG AGATCCAAACAATCGCTGGGCCATCATTTCCAACAGCACCACCCAGCATTGGTCACCATCAACAACCCTGTGACATccatgggtcacatgatggagATGATGTCACAGCGTCATCAGGCTCCTCCACTACAGCACcaccatcatcctcatcatccgcAGCTTCCAGCTCCGCCCCTCACCTTCCAACAGCAATGCCACGATCCGCCTCCGCAGCACCTGGGAAGCCCCCACAGCCACCACGCTCAGGCTCACCAAGCCCCGCCTCCCCATCTGCACCAGGGTTCGCCTCCTGCACAACCCCTATCTGCTCCACAG TTATCACCAGTTGCACAGCAGATGCTGCCCTCCCATTCATCCCACTCCCAGCATGCAGGTAGTAGtagctgcagcagcagtggaggaggaggaggaggaggaggcagcaaCCGCCGCAGGAGGTCGGCAGAGCAGGACCCTGACGAGCGCAGGCAGAAGTTTCTGGAGCGTAACCGGGCTGCAGCCACCCGGTGCCGACAGAAGAGGAAAGTGTGGGTGTCGTCGCTGGAGAAGAAAGCTGAAGAGTTGACGCATACAAACCTGCAGCTACAG aacGAGGTGACGTCATTACGGTCGGAGGTGGGTCAACTAAAGCAGATTCTGCTCACCCACAAGGACTGTCCTGTCACCGCccggcagagagagacacaggggtACCCCA
- the LOC115015830 gene encoding cyclic AMP-responsive element-binding protein 5-like isoform X6: MQRFQLEEHLVIHRRKHEMSLKFSSIKADTAFTDQTPTPTRFLQNCEEVGLFKEIEEEFLQAQEEEKSKQTLSHNGPSCMNQQQLKSQLQQQHPHPQPPLHHPQTHPLQHPQSHGPMMGASCSLAAQQALSSPQSGSVITQASSTLTHSGPVPGSLSSLLHIRNRHRQPLPASLPGTLPDPAMQGASAQHMPIEKQMSCVMGIPGPVHNHACCSPQRSKQSLGHHFQQHHPALVTINNPVTSMGHMMEMMSQRHQAPPLQHHHHPHHPQLPAPPLTFQQQCHDPPPQHLGSPHSHHAQAHQAPPPHLHQGSPPAQPLSAPQLSPVAQQMLPSHSSHSQHAGSSSCSSSGGGGGGGGSNRRRRSAEQDPDERRQKFLERNRAAATRCRQKRKVWVSSLEKKAEELTHTNLQLQNEVTSLRSEVGQLKQILLTHKDCPVTARQRETQGYPTAGVSPGGSATPVGPGSHPQAVQHDSISTSSTAGGDTGHDPKPGR; encoded by the exons ATGCAGCGCTTCCAGCTAGAAGAGCACCTGGTCATCCACAGACGCAAGCATGAGATGTCCCTCAAGTTCTCCTCCATCAAGGCGGACACGGCTTTTACAG ACCAGACTCCGACACCAACACGATTTTTGCAGAACTGTGAAGAAGTTGGTCTGTTCAAGGAGATAGAGGAAGAGTTTCTTCaagcacaagaagaagaaaagagcaaacag ACGCTTTCTCACAATGGGCCGTCCTGTATGAACCAGCAGCAGCTCAAATCCCAGCTTCAGCAACAGCACCCACATCCCCAGCCACCGCTGCACCATCCCCAGACCCACCCCCTGCAGCACCCTCAGTCCCATGGCCCCATGATGGGCGCCAGCTGCAGCCTGGCTGCCCAGCAAGCGCTGTCCTCCCCGCAGTCCGGATCCGTCATCACCCAGGCTTCTTCCACCCTCACACACTCAGG GCCGGTTCCCGGGTCgctgtcctccctcctccacatACGGAACAGACACAGACAACCGCTGCCAGCCTCCTTACCTGGCACGCTTCCAGACCCCGCCATGCAAGGGGCATCTGCTCAGCACATGCCC ATAGAGAAGCAAATGTCGTGTGTAATGGGTATACCAGGTCCCGTACACAACCACGCCTGCTGCTCGCCTCAG AGATCCAAACAATCGCTGGGCCATCATTTCCAACAGCACCACCCAGCATTGGTCACCATCAACAACCCTGTGACATccatgggtcacatgatggagATGATGTCACAGCGTCATCAGGCTCCTCCACTACAGCACcaccatcatcctcatcatccgcAGCTTCCAGCTCCGCCCCTCACCTTCCAACAGCAATGCCACGATCCGCCTCCGCAGCACCTGGGAAGCCCCCACAGCCACCACGCTCAGGCTCACCAAGCCCCGCCTCCCCATCTGCACCAGGGTTCGCCTCCTGCACAACCCCTATCTGCTCCACAG TTATCACCAGTTGCACAGCAGATGCTGCCCTCCCATTCATCCCACTCCCAGCATGCAGGTAGTAGtagctgcagcagcagtggaggaggaggaggaggaggaggcagcaaCCGCCGCAGGAGGTCGGCAGAGCAGGACCCTGACGAGCGCAGGCAGAAGTTTCTGGAGCGTAACCGGGCTGCAGCCACCCGGTGCCGACAGAAGAGGAAAGTGTGGGTGTCGTCGCTGGAGAAGAAAGCTGAAGAGTTGACGCATACAAACCTGCAGCTACAG aacGAGGTGACGTCATTACGGTCGGAGGTGGGTCAACTAAAGCAGATTCTGCTCACCCACAAGGACTGTCCTGTCACCGCccggcagagagagacacaggggtACCCCA
- the LOC115015830 gene encoding cyclic AMP-responsive element-binding protein 5-like isoform X1, whose protein sequence is MATMRSRRLVYDMNDKQDRPYMCGAPGCSQTIMTWLVSYKRRQLILLNISSHVSCHAAARISSYLSHSVGVMQRFQLEEHLVIHRRKHEMSLKFSSIKADTAFTDQTPTPTRFLQNCEEVGLFKEIEEEFLQAQEEEKSKQTLSHNGPSCMNQQQLKSQLQQQHPHPQPPLHHPQTHPLQHPQSHGPMMGASCSLAAQQALSSPQSGSVITQASSTLTHSGPVPGSLSSLLHIRNRHRQPLPASLPGTLPDPAMQGASAQHMPIEKQMSCVMGIPGPVHNHACCSPQRSKQSLGHHFQQHHPALVTINNPVTSMGHMMEMMSQRHQAPPLQHHHHPHHPQLPAPPLTFQQQCHDPPPQHLGSPHSHHAQAHQAPPPHLHQGSPPAQPLSAPQLSPVAQQMLPSHSSHSQHAGSSSCSSSGGGGGGGGSNRRRRSAEQDPDERRQKFLERNRAAATRCRQKRKVWVSSLEKKAEELTHTNLQLQNEVTSLRSEVGQLKQILLTHKDCPVTARQRETQGYPTAGVSPGGSATPVGPGSHPQAVQHDSISTSSTAGGDTGHDPKPGR, encoded by the exons gCTTGTGTATGACATGAATGACAAACAGGACAGGCCTTATATGTGCGGCGCCCCGGGCTGCTCTCAG ACCATTATGACTTGGTTAGTCAGCTACAAGAGGCGTCAGCTGATTCTCCTGAACATCTCATCCCATGTGTCATGTCATGCAGCTGCACGCATCTCTTCATATCTTTCTCACTCTGTCGGTGTGATGCAGCGCTTCCAGCTAGAAGAGCACCTGGTCATCCACAGACGCAAGCATGAGATGTCCCTCAAGTTCTCCTCCATCAAGGCGGACACGGCTTTTACAG ACCAGACTCCGACACCAACACGATTTTTGCAGAACTGTGAAGAAGTTGGTCTGTTCAAGGAGATAGAGGAAGAGTTTCTTCaagcacaagaagaagaaaagagcaaacag ACGCTTTCTCACAATGGGCCGTCCTGTATGAACCAGCAGCAGCTCAAATCCCAGCTTCAGCAACAGCACCCACATCCCCAGCCACCGCTGCACCATCCCCAGACCCACCCCCTGCAGCACCCTCAGTCCCATGGCCCCATGATGGGCGCCAGCTGCAGCCTGGCTGCCCAGCAAGCGCTGTCCTCCCCGCAGTCCGGATCCGTCATCACCCAGGCTTCTTCCACCCTCACACACTCAGG GCCGGTTCCCGGGTCgctgtcctccctcctccacatACGGAACAGACACAGACAACCGCTGCCAGCCTCCTTACCTGGCACGCTTCCAGACCCCGCCATGCAAGGGGCATCTGCTCAGCACATGCCC ATAGAGAAGCAAATGTCGTGTGTAATGGGTATACCAGGTCCCGTACACAACCACGCCTGCTGCTCGCCTCAG AGATCCAAACAATCGCTGGGCCATCATTTCCAACAGCACCACCCAGCATTGGTCACCATCAACAACCCTGTGACATccatgggtcacatgatggagATGATGTCACAGCGTCATCAGGCTCCTCCACTACAGCACcaccatcatcctcatcatccgcAGCTTCCAGCTCCGCCCCTCACCTTCCAACAGCAATGCCACGATCCGCCTCCGCAGCACCTGGGAAGCCCCCACAGCCACCACGCTCAGGCTCACCAAGCCCCGCCTCCCCATCTGCACCAGGGTTCGCCTCCTGCACAACCCCTATCTGCTCCACAG TTATCACCAGTTGCACAGCAGATGCTGCCCTCCCATTCATCCCACTCCCAGCATGCAGGTAGTAGtagctgcagcagcagtggaggaggaggaggaggaggaggcagcaaCCGCCGCAGGAGGTCGGCAGAGCAGGACCCTGACGAGCGCAGGCAGAAGTTTCTGGAGCGTAACCGGGCTGCAGCCACCCGGTGCCGACAGAAGAGGAAAGTGTGGGTGTCGTCGCTGGAGAAGAAAGCTGAAGAGTTGACGCATACAAACCTGCAGCTACAG aacGAGGTGACGTCATTACGGTCGGAGGTGGGTCAACTAAAGCAGATTCTGCTCACCCACAAGGACTGTCCTGTCACCGCccggcagagagagacacaggggtACCCCA